The sequence below is a genomic window from Brachyhypopomus gauderio isolate BG-103 chromosome 20, BGAUD_0.2, whole genome shotgun sequence.
gctgtgtgtgtgtgtgtgtgtgtgtgtgtgtgtgtgtgtgtgtgtgtgtgtgtgtgtccattacctcatggtgtgatttaagggtgtgtgtgtgtgtgtgaccattacctcgtggtgtgatttaaaggtgtgtgtgtgtgtgtgtgtgtgtgtgtgtgtgtgtgtgtgtgtgtgtgtgtgtgtgtgtccattacctcatggtgtgatttaagggtgtgtgtgtgtgggtgtgtgaccaTTACCtcgtggtgtgatttaaaggtgtgtgtgtgtgtgtgtgtgtccattaccacatggtgtgatttaaaggtgtgtgtgtcaattacctcatggtgtgatttaaaggtgtgtgtgtccattacctcatggtgtgatttaaaggggtgtgtgtgtgtgagtgtgtgtgtccattaccacatggtgtgatttaaaggtgtgtgtgtgtgtgtgtgtgtccattacctcatggtgtgatttaaaggtgtgtgtgtgtgtccattacctcatggtgtgatttaaaggtgtgtgtgtgtgtgtgtgtgtccattacctcatggtgtgatttaaaggtgtgtgtgtgtgggtgtgtgaccaTTACCtcgtggtgtgatttaaaggtgtgtgtgtgtccattacctcatggtgtgatttaaaggtgtgtgtgtccattacctcatggtgtgatttaagggggtgtgtgtgtgggtgtgtgaccaTTACCTCGtagtgtgatttaaaggtgtgtgtgtgtgtgtgtgtgtgtgtgtgtgtgtccattacctcatggtgtgatttaaaggtgtgtgtgtgtgggtgtgtgaccaTTACCtcgtggtgtgatttaaaggtgtgtgtgtgtgtgtgtgtgtgtgtgtgtgtgtgtccattacctcatggtgtgatttaagggtgtgtgtgtgtgggtgtctccattacctcatggtgtgatttaagggtgtgtgtgtgtgggtgtgtgaccaTTACCtcgtggtgtgatttaagggtgtgtgtgtgtccattacctcatggtgtgatttaaaggtgtgtgtgtccattacctcatggtgtgatttaagggtgtgtgtgtgtgtgtgtgtccattacctcatggtgtgatttaagggggtgtgtgtgggtgtgtgaccaTTACCtcgtggtgtgatttaaaggtgtgtgtgaccattacctcatggtgtgatttaaaggtgtgtgtgtccattacctcatggtgtgatttaaaggtgtgtgtgaccattacctcgtggtgtgatttaaaggtgtgtgtgtgtgtgtgtgtgtgtgtgtgtgtgtgtgtgtgtgtccattacctcatggtgtgatttaagggtgtgtgtgtgtgggtgtgtgaccaTTACCtcgtggtgtgatttaaaggtgtgtgtgtgtgtgtgtgtgtccattaccacatggtgtgatttaaaggtgtgtgtgtccattacctcatggtgtgatttaaaggtgtgtgtgtccattacctcatggtgtgatttaaaggtgtgtgtgtccattacctcatggtgtgatttaaaggggtgtgtgtgtgtgagtgtgtgtgtccattaccacatggtgtgatttaaaggtgtgtgtgtgtgtgtgtgtgtccattacctcatggtgtgatttaaaggtgtgtgtgtgtgtgtgggtgtgtgaccaTTACCtcgtggtgtgatttaaaggtgtgtgtgtgtgtgtgtgtgtgtgtgtgtgtgggtgtgtgaccattacctcatggtgtgatttaagggtgtgtgtgtgtgtgggtgtgtgaccaTTACCtcgtggtgtgatttaaaggtgtgtgtgtgtgggtgtgtgtgggtgtgtgtgtgtgtgtgtgtgtgtgtgtctccattacctcatggtgtgatttaagggtgtgtgtgtgtgggtgtgtgaccaTTACCtcgtggtgtgatttaaaggtgtgtgtgtgtccattacctcatggtgtgatttaaaggtgtgtgtgtccattacctcatggtgtgatttaagggtgtgtgtgtgtgggtgtgtgaccaTTACCtcgtggtgtgatttaaaggtgtgtgtgtgtgtgtgtgtgtccattacctcgtggtgtgatttaaaggtgtgcACGGCCGTGCGGGATGGCAGGTATGTGAGGGGCGTCACGACTCTTCTGATAAAACTCTCAACATAATGCGCTTCAAATGGACCTTTATACTCAATAGGACCAAacctacacatgcacacacagaaagagagaaagagtgaaggagggggggagagagggagatagagagagcatTTTACATGAAATGATCAAATAGGCAATGAGCATTATATGCAATCAAATGACAAATTCAAGTAACAACTCAAATTTAGCTAAATATATTATAGTCTATTATAGAGCCAGATGTATTGTATAGTAGTGAGGTGTGGGGGCCACTCGTAAACCACGATTTTGAACAATGGAATAGACACCCAAGCCAAGAgctgagcagagagaagagccctcacacagctggtcctgaCACTGAGTTCActaaccaacactaacactgtccCACATCAGGACCAGACTGGACAAGAGtccctcacacagctggtcctgaCACTGAGTTCActaaccaacactaacactgtccCACATCAGGACCAGACTGGACAAgagtcccctcacacagctggtcctgacactaaccaacactaacactgttcCACATCAGGACCAGACTGGAATACAATCAATCAGGCCAAACCAAATTAtaacacttcaaaaacaaaaCTACATCACCCATTGGaaagcacaaacacaagcacaaaacAAAATGCAGTGCTATCTGCATTACAGTAACTACCTGCTTACAGTAACTGATACTAAAAACAGAACCATGTTGACAAAGTCCAGACTCAGTGAACACAGCCTGGCCATCCAGACGGGCCGATACAAGAGATCATGGCTGCCAGAGAGCAGAGACTCTGCAGCAGTGTAACAGTGTGACTGtagagacagagctgcacttcctCACTGAATGTGAAACATTTCACCAAATACATCAGATCTACTTCACAACATTTGAGCTGATTCACCCCAACCTTAAGTCCCTACCTAAAACCTACAAACTCCCAATCCCACCATTGTTGAACAATAacactgctttggcaatactgCAAGTGGATATGGTCACGCCAATACGTTTGAGTGTCCGTCaggaagacagacacacagactgacAGAGAGCGTCAGTAAGACAAGTATGCACACAGAtacatagacagacagacagaaagagaacatTACACATTAAAAATTACATTACTCATTTTAAATTTTATCCCCTGTGTAATTAGTTAGTATAATTAATTAGTATAATTAGTATAATTAGTTAGTATAATTAGTTAGAGGGAACTGTGTGCACTGCCGTCCCTTCTGAACGGTGTTGGTGACTCCAGTGTAACCGTTACCtcctgtagtgcaggtgtaccaCGGGGTATCGATCAAAGGTCTTCTGCTTCCGGCACTTTCCCTGACTCCACCAGCAATTCACCGCCACGAACTGAACCTGCAGGAAACATCATTacagcagacacagacacacaggaaaCACATTTCAAGAATGCAAACACAACTTCATACGCAGAACAACTTCATTTTTACATGATTCATACAGCTGATGCAGAAACACAGTACAATAACCCCACACGTACAATAACTCCACactgtacaccaccacacagtacaataactccacacgtacaccaccacacagtacaacaacccCACACGTACAACAACCCCACACGTACAACAACCCCACACAGTACAATAACTccacacgtacaccaccacacagtacaataacACCACACTGTACAATAACTCCACACTGTACAATAACTCCACACTGTACAATAACTccacacgtacaccaccacacagtacaataactccacactgtacaccaccacacagtacaataaccccacactgtacaccaccacacagtacaataaccccacactgtacaccaccacacagtacaataaccccacacgtacaccaccacacaatacaataaccccacacgtacaccaccacacaatacaataaccccacacgtacaccaccacacagtacaataactccacacgtacaccaccacacagtacaataactccacacgtacaccaccacacagtacaataaccccacacgtacaccaccacacagtacaataactccacacgtacaccaccacacagtacaataactccacacgtacaccaccacacagtacaataaccccacacgtacaccaccacacagtacaataactccacacgtacaccaccacaccgtacaataaccccacacgtacaccaccacaccgtacaataaccccacacgtacaccaccacacagtacaataaccccacactgtacaccaccacacagtacaataaccccacactgtacaccaccacacagtacaataaccccacactgtacaccaccacacagtacaataaccccacacgtacaccaccacacagtacaataaccccacacgtacaccaccacacagtacaataaccccacacgtacaccaccacacagtacaataaccccacacgtacaccaccacacagtacaataaccccacacgtacaccaccacacagtacaataaccccacacgtacaccaccacacagtacaataactccacacgtacaccaccacaccgtACAATAACTccacacgtacaccaccacacagtacaataaccccacacgtacaccaccacaccgtACAATATCCccacacgtacaccaccacacagtacaataaccccacacgtacaccaccacacagtacaataactccacacgtacaccaccacacagtacaataaccccacacgtacaccaccacacagtacaataaccccacacgtacaccaccacacagtacaataactccacacgtacaccaccacacagtacaataactccacacgtacaccaccacacagtacaataaccccacacgtacaccaccacacagtacaataaccccacacgtacaccaccactcagtacaataaccccacacgtacaccaccactcagtacaataaccccacacgtacaccaccacacagtacaataaccccacacgtacaccaccacacagtaccTGTTCAGCCAAGCGCAGCGCCACCTGCTGGATGTGCTCCCGTGCAGCGACAGAGTGCGCGCACCAGGGGGCGTAGTAAAACAGCAAGCACACGTCCGTCCCCTCACACAGCGAGTCTGCTTGTTCCTGCTGTCCCAGAAACAGATCCACAACAGGGACGTGCGTTGGGAAGAACCGCACGGGAACTCTGGCCGCCACCACCACCGACTTGGCCCGGCTGgggaagagtgagggggagtgaaACGGCGAGATTAGTTCACTCACGTCAGCGACACAGTCCGTGTGGGATCTGTGTGAACAGGTGCGGAATCTTATTTTGGTGGAATTACGCATCTCCGTCCTGGCCACCTTCAAGTGCTACTGGTTCTCTTGGACAAAACCCCCGTCTCTGATTCCTTCAACGCGATTTAACACGCACACAGACCCACAGCCCGGTGTGTCGGACCTCTCCTAACAGGATCCGTGGGCCGTACTGGTGTCCACCGTGTAGGACACGTCGGTGAACCAACGAGCATGAA
It includes:
- the LOC143484297 gene encoding thioredoxin domain-containing protein 11-like isoform X1, yielding MLRRLRGDDIRQLVKQMARRPAVLCGAALLTCALVLAIKLGYSRAKSVVVAARVPVRFFPTHVPVVDLFLGQQEQADSLCEGTDVCLLFYYAPWCAHSVAAREHIQQVALRLAEQVQFVAVNCWWSQGKCRKQKTFDRYPVVHLHYRRFGPIEYKGPFEAHYVESFIRRVVTPLTYLPSRTAVHTFKSHHEQGVIGFFEFNSSPQPPAYVTFLSSALLSLKRDSQGAVRFGVVTNPEVAEAISVREDETVYLYRHFNRSLRLCPPPCSALRRTLQNLWFGNGRNRKMNCVK
- the LOC143484297 gene encoding thioredoxin domain-containing protein 11-like isoform X2, with the protein product MLRRLRGDDIRQLVKQMARRPAVLCGAALLTCALVLAIKLGYSRAKSVVVAARVPVRFFPTHVPVVDLFLGQQEQADSLCEGTDVCLLFYYAPWCAHSVAAREHIQQVALRLAEQVQFVAVNCWWSQGKCRKQKTFDRYPVVHLHYRRFGPIEYKGPFEAHYVESFIRRVVTPLTYLPSRTAVHTFKSHHEQGVIGFFEFNSSPQPPAYVTFLSSALLSLKRDSQGAVRFGVVTNPEVAEAISVREDETVYLYRHFNRSLAHQL